Proteins encoded in a region of the Quercus lobata isolate SW786 chromosome 8, ValleyOak3.0 Primary Assembly, whole genome shotgun sequence genome:
- the LOC115957034 gene encoding inositol transporter 4-like, translated as MAGLTCGYDSGVLPQVFLLVEDESKLIKLKETEFQNTLLSVGLGSAILGSSGGPWVAETLGRKISIICADILFVIGLAMFSMAPATEMLGRTLEAEELTDKLHPREIADELKKYFKRITESGVCTFPRKAKLAMSQEPFLRALRAGLTVQAAQNFSGFKMMLKYLPDVLHLSGMRSSVILSQVSIISSSVICFGFLCTFMVIDRIGRRVLFICSLILISLVHLGMGSIINTSSKNDQMEENGFLGFAGALLYTVFFFSYTIGIGTLTPIYNAEIYETKFSLVGMGTSFIFSWTLALIMGNIFVPPDSFSKASGTFYLSCGLSLLGLIAVYTLVPETLQKTPEQILEIMKEKFYPWPFNSR; from the exons ATGGCGGGATTGACCTGCGGCTATGACTCTG gAGTTTTACCACAGGTGTTTCTACTTGTGGAAGATGAatcaaaactaataaaattgaaagagacTGAATTTCAGAACACTTTGCTTAGTGTGGGGCTAGGATCAGCAATTTTGGGATCTTCGGGAGGGCCTTGGGTCGCTGAAACCCTCGGAAGAAAGATTTCCATAATCTGTGCAgatattttgtttgttattgGGTTGGCAATGTTTTCTATGGCCCCCGCTACTGAAATGCTG GGACGAACCCTTGAAGCTGAAGAACTTACGGACAAACTTCACCCCAGAGAGATCGCAGATGAGCTCAAAAAGTATTTTAAGAGAATAACCGAAAGTGGCGTTTGCACTTTTCCACGAAAAGCAAAATTAGCAATGAGCCAGGAACCCTTTCTTCGAGCACTCCGTGCTGGGCTTACGGTTCAGGCGGCCCAAAACTTCTCTGGGTTCAAAATGATGCTTAAATATTTGCCGGACGTGTTGCATCTTTCTGGGATGAGATCATCAGTCATTCTTAGCCAAGTCTCAATCATTTCATCCTCCGTGATTTGCTTTGGCTTCCTGTGCACCTTCATGGTCATAGACAGAATTGGTCGTCGAGTATTATTCATctgttccttgattttaatcTCCCTCGTCCATCTCGGAATGGGGTCGATAATCAACACGAGTTCAAAGAATGATCAAATGGAGGAGAACGGGTTTTTAGGATTTGCTGGGGCTTTGCTCTATACcgtcttctttttctcttacaCCATAGGAATTGGGACCTTAACCCCCATCTACAACGCGGAAATATATGAAACAAAGTTCAGTTTAGTTGGCATGGGAACttcattcatattttcttgGACACTGGCATTGATAATGGGAAACATTTTCGTACCACCTGATTCATTTTCAAAAGCCAGCGGAACTTTCTACCTTAGCTGTGGCCTCTCTCTACTAGGCTTGATTGCCGTCTACACACTCGTTCCTGAAACACTGCAAAAAACACCAGAACAAATATTGGAGATCATGAAAGAAAAGTTCTACCCCTGGCCCTTCAATAGCCGTTAG